The DNA sequence TGCAGCTTGGTCTCCAGCTCGGAAACATCTCTCACCCCAAAGAAGTCACCGTAAATCTTGGCTTCCTTGATCCGTCCCTTTTCAATATCCAACTGTACCTCGATCGTTCCGATGCTCTCAAAGCGTTTGGAGGCACGGAAATTACTTTTCGGTGACTTTCCATAGTTCCAGTCCCATTTCTGGTAGCGTTCGCGGGACAGCTCGTTGATTTTTGCCCAATCCTCTTTTGTAAGCTCGTACTCCTCTACCTCTCCACCGCCAAAAATCGAATGCAAAATGGCCAACCGAAACTCCTCGATGGTCATGTCCTTGTCCAAAAACTCCGTGATGTTGGCGACACGGCTGCGGATCGATTTGATACCCTTGGACTTGATCTTTTCTGCATTGACCTTTAGAGCAGACACCACATGCTCCATCTCGGAGGCAAACAGCAGAGTGCCATGGCTGTACATGCGCCCTTTGGTCGAATACTGGGCATTGCCGGAAATTTTCCGCTCGCCGACCTGGATGTCGTTGCGGCCAGTCAGCTCTGCTTCTACTCCCAGCTCTTTTAGTGCTTGTACCACTGGTTCCGTAAACTTGCGGAAATTGTGAAAGGACTGACCGTCGTCATTTGTAATGAAGCTGAAGTTCAGATTGCCCAGATCGTGATAAACGGCTCCGCCTCCAGACAATCTACGAACGATATGAATGTTATTCTCGGCCACATAATCTGCGTTAATTTCTTCGATTGTATTTTGATTTTTACCGATGATGATGGATGGTTCATTAATATAGAACAACAAGTAGTCATCGCTGTCAGGAAGCTGTTTCAGTGCGTATTCTTCAATGGCGAGATTGATTTGGGGATCGGTAATCCCTTGATTGTCAATAAATTTCATCGGACTAGCCTCCATTCAAAAACAGTCTTTCCTCCATCATACCATGTCCACCTGCTGATCGCTTCTCTCCTGCCCTACCGATTCGTGCAGATTCGGTATCGGCAGCCATTTTTCTTGGAAAAGGAACGAACGACTTGATCAACAATTACTATTCGTTTATGATCGAATTATGGTTGTAAAGAGGAGGTCCAGTCATGAATTCTACTCCCAATATCGGAGAAGTCGCGTCACTAATCGGGGAACCGTCTCGTGTTGCGATGCTGTTGAGCCTTTTGGGGGGCAAATCGTTGCCCGCCAGTGAACTTGCCCGCGCTGCTCGCATAACGCCTCAAACCGCCAGTGCCCATTTATCCAAACTGGTCGAAGGCGGTCTTTTGGTCAACGAGTCGTATGGACGCCACAGATACTATCGACTGGCGAACGCGGAGGTTGCCCACGCTCTGGAGTCTCTACTCGCCATTGCTACTCCCAAACCGATACGCTCATTGCGGGAATCTGATCAAGTACGGGCCATGCGCTATGCCCGGACCTGCTACGACCATTTGGCCGGAGAAGTCGGTGTCGCGCTGACAGATCAATTGCTCGCCTTGCAGTTGATCGAAGAAGCTGATCAAGATTTTGTGCTGACTGATGCGGGAAGGCAAAAGCTGAGTGGTCTTGGTGTCGATGTAAATTTTAGTCCCAAAAGTCGCCGTCGCTTTGCCCGTCCGTGTCTAGATTGGAGTGAACGCCGGCACCACCTCGCAGGTGTACTTGGCGCTTCTCTGACCAAGCGGCTGTTTGAACTGGGCTGGATCGAACGCTTACCTGATTGCCGTGCGGTTCGTCTCACGCAAGCAGGGGTCACCGGATTAACCGAGCAGTTTGGCGTGGAAGTTCCTCAATCAAAAGGAGCTGTTCATTAAACGAACAGCTCCTTTCGTTAGTCAGTTGTGCGTCACCGGCACTTGCGACTGTCTTTTAGCCGCAAAGGTCCAGTTCACGAGGAAAATCCCTGCAAAGATGAGCAGTCCCCCCACGTACACATGCCATTTGACGACCTCATCTAGAAGCAGCCAGCCTGACAGGACTCCAAAAAACGGTGCCAGGAACAGGAAGGCGCTGGTCCGTCCTGGATCTCCCTGATTCAACAGGTAGAACCATGTGGCAAACTGGACGATCGAGGCCATGATTGCCAGCCAAAGAACGATGAACACGGATGTGGGGGTGACGATCATTTTCGGAGTCTCCAGCGTGACCCCCATCACCAGCAGTACCAGCCCCCCGAACAGCATTTGATAGGCCGTCATCACCCAGACATTAAAATGGATGCCCCATTTTTTCACCAGGATCGTCGCGATGGACCAAGAGACCGCTGAGCCGATCCCAAAGAGAGTGCCCGTTTCCCATTGAAGGTGAAACCCGAGTGTAATAAATACCCCCGCTATGCCGATCAGGACTCCTGTCCATTGAGTGAAGCGATATTTCATCCCGAGAAAAATCGTTCCCCAGACCACGACCAGCAAAGGATTCATAAAGGTCAAAATTGAAGACTCTCCTGCAGTAATCGTACGCAAGCTAAGAAAAATGCAGCCCATGACAGCAGCGGTCTGCAAAAAGCCGATAAGACCTACTTTCCCCCAGTCGCCAAGAGACGACGGCAGTGGTTTTTTCCGCACCCATATGGCCATGAGCAGTCCCGCTATGGTAAAACGAAAGCCAACTAACAGCAGCGGCGAAAAATAAGCCAGCCCCATCTTCCCGACTGCAAAAGACGACCCCATCAATGACGTCGTCACGACGACTAAAATGGCGAATAATACTGGATTCATAC is a window from the Brevibacillus choshinensis genome containing:
- a CDS encoding ArsR/SmtB family transcription factor; this translates as MNSTPNIGEVASLIGEPSRVAMLLSLLGGKSLPASELARAARITPQTASAHLSKLVEGGLLVNESYGRHRYYRLANAEVAHALESLLAIATPKPIRSLRESDQVRAMRYARTCYDHLAGEVGVALTDQLLALQLIEEADQDFVLTDAGRQKLSGLGVDVNFSPKSRRRFARPCLDWSERRHHLAGVLGASLTKRLFELGWIERLPDCRAVRLTQAGVTGLTEQFGVEVPQSKGAVH
- a CDS encoding lipoate--protein ligase — translated: MKFIDNQGITDPQINLAIEEYALKQLPDSDDYLLFYINEPSIIIGKNQNTIEEINADYVAENNIHIVRRLSGGGAVYHDLGNLNFSFITNDDGQSFHNFRKFTEPVVQALKELGVEAELTGRNDIQVGERKISGNAQYSTKGRMYSHGTLLFASEMEHVVSALKVNAEKIKSKGIKSIRSRVANITEFLDKDMTIEEFRLAILHSIFGGGEVEEYELTKEDWAKINELSRERYQKWDWNYGKSPKSNFRASKRFESIGTIEVQLDIEKGRIKEAKIYGDFFGVRDVSELETKLHDLPYDRQEVTNDLADVHMQEFFGNLDREAFVSLLFG
- a CDS encoding DMT family transporter, whose protein sequence is MNPVLFAILVVVTTSLMGSSFAVGKMGLAYFSPLLLVGFRFTIAGLLMAIWVRKKPLPSSLGDWGKVGLIGFLQTAAVMGCIFLSLRTITAGESSILTFMNPLLVVVWGTIFLGMKYRFTQWTGVLIGIAGVFITLGFHLQWETGTLFGIGSAVSWSIATILVKKWGIHFNVWVMTAYQMLFGGLVLLVMGVTLETPKMIVTPTSVFIVLWLAIMASIVQFATWFYLLNQGDPGRTSAFLFLAPFFGVLSGWLLLDEVVKWHVYVGGLLIFAGIFLVNWTFAAKRQSQVPVTHN